The following proteins are encoded in a genomic region of Natrinema sp. DC36:
- a CDS encoding ribose-phosphate diphosphokinase produces MIVSGSASQALAAALARELEEPLAAVEYDRFPDGELLAAVPELADADPDRAVIVASTVSSDAHLEVLQLQDAAREAGVEEIVTVLPYMGYARQDEAFEAGHPVSARAVARSISTGADRVLTVNPHEAAVCEFFEPAATAVDAAGRLAEPLPDDLAEPIFLSPDAGAIDLAETVRDAAGAGEIDYFEKTRHSGTDVEISPNDVDVAGRDVVVVDDIIATGSTMSEAVSVLQQRNVGRVFVTCVHPLLARNAVTKLSRAGVEAIYGTDTIERGVSTVSVAPTLARHL; encoded by the coding sequence ATGATCGTCAGCGGATCGGCGTCGCAGGCTCTCGCCGCGGCGCTCGCTCGAGAACTCGAGGAACCGCTCGCCGCCGTCGAATACGACCGCTTTCCCGACGGCGAACTGCTCGCGGCCGTCCCGGAACTGGCCGACGCTGATCCGGACCGAGCGGTGATCGTCGCCTCGACCGTCTCGAGCGACGCCCACCTCGAGGTGCTCCAGTTACAGGACGCCGCTCGCGAGGCGGGCGTCGAGGAGATCGTCACCGTGCTGCCGTACATGGGCTACGCTCGACAGGACGAGGCCTTCGAGGCAGGTCATCCGGTTTCCGCGCGGGCGGTCGCCCGTTCGATTTCGACCGGTGCGGACCGCGTGCTCACCGTCAACCCCCACGAGGCGGCCGTCTGCGAGTTCTTCGAACCGGCGGCGACGGCCGTCGACGCGGCGGGCCGACTGGCCGAGCCGCTACCCGACGACCTCGCGGAGCCGATCTTTCTCTCCCCAGACGCCGGCGCGATCGATCTCGCCGAGACGGTCCGGGACGCCGCCGGCGCAGGTGAGATCGATTACTTCGAGAAGACCCGCCACTCCGGTACCGACGTCGAGATATCCCCGAACGACGTCGACGTAGCCGGCCGCGACGTCGTCGTCGTCGACGATATCATCGCGACGGGGTCCACGATGAGCGAGGCCGTCAGCGTCCTGCAGCAGCGAAACGTGGGGCGCGTGTTCGTCACCTGTGTCCACCCGCTGCTGGCCCGTAACGCCGTCACGAAGCTCTCGCGGGCCGGCGTCGAGGCGATCTACGGCACCGACACCATCGAGCGCGGGGTCAGCACCGTCTCCGTCGCACCGACCCTCGCAAGACACCTGTAA
- a CDS encoding heme NO-binding domain-containing protein, which yields MHGIVHKTLKEYVVARTDDDTWGTIVDRSDLEPKLYLPVTHYDDGEIDAILETLSTMATQDRHAIERDFGRTLAPELLSTFSAHFRRDWDLPELLDSLEAVIDDVDAATEGTVLPALSCHRESDAAVVTYEPGRDTRYCGLAHGILDGIVAAFDADATVAETACADDGADACQFRVDLEA from the coding sequence ATGCACGGAATCGTCCACAAAACCCTCAAAGAGTACGTCGTCGCCCGGACCGACGACGACACGTGGGGCACGATCGTCGACCGCTCCGACCTCGAGCCGAAGCTGTACCTGCCCGTCACCCACTACGACGACGGCGAGATCGACGCCATCCTCGAGACACTGTCGACGATGGCCACCCAGGACAGGCACGCGATCGAACGCGACTTCGGCCGAACCCTCGCACCGGAACTGCTGTCGACGTTCAGCGCTCACTTCCGTCGCGACTGGGACCTACCAGAACTGCTCGACTCGCTCGAGGCGGTCATCGACGACGTCGACGCTGCCACCGAGGGAACCGTGCTGCCTGCACTCTCCTGTCACCGCGAATCCGACGCTGCGGTCGTCACGTACGAGCCGGGCCGCGACACGCGATACTGCGGCCTCGCCCACGGGATCCTCGACGGAATCGTCGCCGCGTTCGACGCCGACGCGACCGTCGCGGAAACGGCCTGCGCCGACGACGGTGCCGACGCGTGCCAGTTCCGCGTCGACCTCGAGGCGTAA
- a CDS encoding HAMP domain-containing sensor histidine kinase, protein MTTPDDLALRAIDELDSEVAIVDSDGVIVYTNAAWQAFGTDGGFTDDSTMVGTSYLDACEPSRDDDAYAEQAYEGLKSLLDGRNERFQLEYPCPTTDDSLSWFLLWATTFERDGELYVLVEHFEISDRKRTERELERRNERLSTVSNVLSHDLRNPLALALGYTEELMEDPSPEQAAQVRSALNRMTAIIDDAVTLSKQELDDIEIVDLHGVVDDVWGVIETKNATVERGETLAFEADRSILSSILQNLFRNAIEHGGDEVTIGVGSLEDRRGFYVEDDGPGVPAPLRETIFEAGYSSRSTDGNSGLGLSIVENAVAVHDWELSVTESASHGARFEIEL, encoded by the coding sequence ATGACCACACCTGATGATCTCGCGCTCCGCGCTATCGACGAACTCGATTCGGAAGTAGCGATCGTCGATTCCGACGGTGTGATCGTGTACACGAACGCAGCGTGGCAAGCGTTCGGCACGGACGGCGGATTTACCGACGATTCCACGATGGTCGGAACGAGTTACCTCGATGCCTGCGAGCCGAGTCGCGACGACGATGCGTATGCCGAGCAGGCGTACGAGGGACTGAAATCCCTCCTCGACGGTCGAAACGAGCGGTTCCAGCTGGAATATCCCTGCCCGACGACTGACGACTCGTTATCGTGGTTCCTGCTCTGGGCGACGACGTTCGAGCGTGACGGGGAACTGTACGTCCTCGTGGAACACTTCGAGATCTCCGATCGAAAACGGACCGAACGAGAACTCGAGAGGCGCAACGAGCGTCTCTCGACGGTATCGAACGTTCTCTCACACGACCTCCGAAACCCGCTGGCGCTCGCGCTCGGTTACACGGAGGAACTCATGGAGGATCCGTCACCGGAACAGGCCGCGCAGGTTCGCTCTGCGCTCAATCGGATGACGGCTATCATCGATGACGCGGTGACACTCTCGAAACAGGAACTCGACGACATCGAAATCGTCGATCTCCACGGCGTCGTTGACGACGTCTGGGGCGTCATCGAGACCAAGAACGCGACCGTCGAACGCGGCGAGACGCTCGCCTTCGAGGCTGATCGGAGTATTCTCTCGAGTATCTTACAAAATCTCTTTCGCAACGCGATCGAACACGGCGGCGACGAGGTTACCATCGGCGTGGGCTCCCTCGAGGATCGGCGCGGCTTCTACGTCGAAGACGACGGGCCCGGGGTTCCGGCACCGTTACGCGAAACGATCTTCGAAGCCGGCTACTCGTCGCGTTCGACCGACGGGAACAGCGGACTCGGGCTATCCATCGTCGAGAACGCAGTCGCCGTCCACGACTGGGAGCTCTCCGTGACGGAGTCCGCGTCACACGGTGCTCGGTTCGAGATCGAGCTATAG
- a CDS encoding CARDB domain-containing protein, translating to MKSRLAVVVLVVLLVGSLPAGVGALEPVGAADSASTADFGSGSAPGESLASVGTSTESVAATSGSGDVLHRTTVLRHRPADSDRFEATLTLRVPDPVTELEITLQPEAIVESTTGFERTGERTYEWTESTDEPTIRYTMPADRTGDEGTVGSSSDGYTFVDTGDWGVVQVPDVSIRYSRTDPVGIEKSVRVDGPGATGGDIAFFGAVREHRRTVDGETFRLVVPEAATLRESPKAILSALAEASGRLDVGMRSDEVFIVAVPNDVDWGPPGLKYGRSDAWVVADQRLDTPNPVWFHEYVHVRQRFSNSNDDTAAEAKWLVEAQADYYAGLIALETGRTDFGDFSDLLERGERSRYADGVLVDRSTWDDPDTDYTRGALVYGEIDRRLRLATDGDRTLEDVFRALNAREGEITEADFLRLLEEYGGTDVRAMAERYTRTEATPEMWSRSQHGAAFDQPVAVFEYGLGTDSIEVGEREWPRWNSSTIGATGGENGDVIAVPVGESVSIPVTVDNVGDRDGTYDATLQVDGRVVDHEQGTLAPGEGTSHRLSWTPSKPGEYTVRVGSERLTAVVRSATSVTVSDLRLSSETIDPGESVTATATVESADDRPAAAVIAFRTAEGVVAERWVALRPGESTTVEAALQFDENGRYEIGVGEQTVTVRVGGGPAAALEKVPGFGVPAALVALVMAVSGALLARRC from the coding sequence GTGAAATCTCGGCTCGCCGTCGTCGTGTTGGTCGTCTTACTCGTCGGAAGTCTTCCGGCCGGTGTCGGTGCGCTCGAGCCCGTGGGGGCGGCCGATTCGGCGTCGACCGCCGACTTCGGGTCGGGAAGCGCGCCTGGCGAGTCGCTCGCGTCCGTTGGAACGAGTACCGAATCGGTGGCGGCGACGAGCGGCTCCGGCGATGTACTCCACCGGACGACGGTTCTCCGGCACCGGCCGGCGGACTCCGATCGCTTCGAGGCGACGTTGACCCTCCGCGTGCCGGATCCCGTCACGGAACTCGAGATCACGCTCCAGCCGGAAGCGATCGTCGAGTCGACGACGGGGTTCGAACGGACGGGCGAGCGGACATACGAGTGGACCGAGTCGACCGACGAGCCGACGATCCGGTACACGATGCCGGCCGATCGGACAGGGGACGAGGGAACCGTCGGCTCGTCGAGCGACGGCTACACGTTCGTCGACACCGGTGACTGGGGCGTGGTTCAGGTGCCCGACGTTTCGATCCGGTACAGTCGGACCGATCCGGTCGGCATCGAAAAGTCGGTTCGCGTCGACGGGCCGGGAGCGACCGGCGGCGACATCGCGTTCTTCGGTGCGGTTCGAGAGCACCGGCGGACCGTCGACGGGGAGACGTTCAGGCTGGTCGTTCCCGAGGCCGCGACCCTCCGGGAGTCGCCCAAGGCGATCCTGTCGGCGCTGGCGGAGGCCAGCGGCCGACTCGATGTCGGGATGCGTAGCGACGAGGTATTCATCGTCGCGGTCCCGAACGACGTCGACTGGGGGCCACCGGGGCTCAAGTACGGCCGATCGGACGCGTGGGTCGTCGCCGACCAACGTCTCGATACGCCGAACCCGGTCTGGTTCCACGAGTACGTTCACGTTCGCCAGCGCTTCTCCAACTCGAACGACGACACCGCCGCCGAAGCGAAGTGGCTGGTCGAGGCCCAGGCCGACTACTACGCGGGTCTGATCGCCCTCGAGACCGGGCGCACCGACTTCGGGGACTTTAGCGACCTCCTCGAGCGAGGGGAGCGATCACGGTACGCCGACGGGGTACTGGTCGACCGATCGACCTGGGACGACCCGGACACCGACTACACGAGGGGAGCGCTCGTCTACGGCGAGATAGACCGCCGACTGCGGCTCGCGACCGACGGTGATCGCACGCTCGAGGACGTCTTCCGCGCGCTGAACGCCCGGGAGGGGGAGATCACCGAGGCGGACTTCCTCCGCCTGCTCGAAGAGTACGGCGGAACGGACGTTCGGGCCATGGCCGAGCGGTACACCCGGACCGAAGCGACCCCTGAAATGTGGAGTCGGAGCCAGCACGGAGCGGCCTTCGACCAGCCGGTTGCGGTCTTCGAGTACGGGCTGGGAACCGACTCGATCGAAGTGGGTGAGCGGGAGTGGCCGCGCTGGAACTCGTCGACGATCGGTGCGACCGGCGGCGAGAACGGCGACGTGATCGCAGTTCCGGTCGGTGAATCCGTGTCGATCCCGGTCACGGTCGATAACGTCGGCGATCGCGACGGGACCTACGATGCGACCCTGCAGGTTGACGGCCGAGTGGTCGACCACGAGCAGGGGACGCTCGCGCCCGGCGAGGGGACGAGCCACCGTCTCTCGTGGACGCCGTCGAAGCCCGGCGAGTACACGGTTCGCGTCGGCTCCGAGCGGCTGACCGCCGTCGTCCGGTCGGCGACGAGCGTGACCGTCTCCGACCTCCGGCTCTCGTCCGAGACGATCGACCCCGGCGAGTCGGTGACGGCGACCGCAACGGTCGAATCCGCCGACGACCGACCGGCGGCGGCCGTCATCGCGTTCCGGACCGCCGAGGGCGTCGTCGCCGAGCGGTGGGTGGCGCTCCGACCCGGCGAGTCGACAACGGTCGAGGCGGCCCTCCAGTTCGACGAGAACGGGCGATACGAGATCGGCGTCGGCGAGCAAACCGTCACCGTTCGCGTCGGCGGCGGGCCGGCCGCGGCGCTCGAGAAGGTCCCCGGCTTCGGCGTCCCGGCGGCCCTCGTCGCCCTCGTGATGGCCGTTTCCGGGGCGTTGCTGGCCCGTCGATGCTGA
- the ileS gene encoding isoleucine--tRNA ligase: protein MSRFDEVDDQYDPHELEQRVFEYWDDVDAYERTVEHRADGESYFFVDGPPYTSGSAHMGTTWNKSLKDVYIRFLRMQGYDVTDRPGYDMHGLPIETRVEERLGFENKQDIEEFGEENFIQECKDYADEQLEGLQSDFQDFGVWMDWDDPYRTVEPEYMEAAWWGFSNAADRGLVEKGHRSISQCPRCETAIANNEVEYEDVEDPSIYVKFDLEDREGSLVIWTTTPWTIPANTFVAVDEDGDYVGVRAERDGEEELLYLAEAKHEEVLREGRYDDYEVEAEVTGEELLGWTYEHPLSEEVPEHPDHEGALEVYAADYVDTDGDGTGLVHSAPGHGEVDFERGRELGFPIFCPVGGDGVYTAEAGKYEGQFVKDADDEITADLEDEGALLASGTVHHSYGHCWRCDTGILQIVTDQWFITITDIKDDLLENIEDSEWHPEWARDNRFRDFVEEAPDWNVSRQRYWGIPLPIWTPEGRDDDEDRIVISDREELAERVDQDVDPEDVDLHKDTVDDLTITDGDTTYTRVPDVFDVWLDSSVASWGTLNYPSDDSRFDELWPADLILEAHDQTRGWFWSQLGMGTAALGEIPYTEVLMHGHALMPDGRAMSKSKDILVDPHEAIDRHGRDTMRLFLLSNNPQGEDMRFDWDGMQTMENHLRTLWNVFRFPLPYMRLDEFDPQETTLDEVDEDLELIDEWVLARLQTTKAEMTDHLEEFRQDRAVDALLEFVVEDVSRFYVQAVRERMWAEEDSGSKTAAYATIYRVLRESVALLAPYAPFISEEIYGTLTGDDGHPTVHMEDWPAVEEYWADEQLETDVALLRAIEEAGANARQQAGRKLRWPVPRVVVAADDQRVVDAVERHTELLEDRLNAREIELVSPDDRWGELNYSAEADMSKLGPEFGDRAGRVMNALNEARIDEPSLEAIEEAVADVLEADEEITDEMVSFVTQTPDGVAGTAFGTDGDDRGVAYVDASLTDDIESEGYAREVIRRVQEMRKDLDLDVEERIALDLEIDDDRVADLVADHEDLISEEVRADERRAVEDGHRKEWDVEGVTMEIAIEPLAAAEASD from the coding sequence ATGAGCAGGTTCGACGAGGTCGACGACCAGTACGACCCACACGAACTCGAGCAGCGGGTCTTCGAGTACTGGGACGACGTCGACGCCTACGAGCGGACGGTCGAGCACCGAGCGGACGGTGAGTCCTATTTCTTCGTCGACGGCCCGCCGTACACGTCGGGATCGGCGCACATGGGAACGACCTGGAACAAGTCGCTAAAGGACGTCTACATCCGATTTTTGCGGATGCAGGGGTACGACGTCACCGATCGCCCCGGCTACGACATGCACGGGCTCCCCATCGAGACCCGCGTCGAGGAGCGACTGGGCTTCGAGAACAAGCAGGACATCGAGGAGTTCGGCGAGGAGAACTTCATTCAGGAGTGCAAGGACTACGCCGACGAACAGCTCGAGGGACTCCAATCCGACTTTCAGGACTTCGGCGTCTGGATGGACTGGGACGATCCCTACCGAACGGTCGAGCCGGAGTACATGGAGGCTGCCTGGTGGGGCTTCTCGAACGCCGCCGACCGCGGCCTCGTCGAGAAAGGACATCGCTCCATCTCGCAGTGTCCGCGCTGTGAGACCGCCATCGCGAACAACGAGGTCGAGTACGAGGACGTCGAGGATCCCTCGATCTACGTCAAATTCGACCTCGAGGACCGAGAGGGCTCGCTCGTTATCTGGACGACGACCCCGTGGACGATCCCGGCGAACACCTTCGTCGCGGTCGACGAAGACGGCGATTACGTCGGCGTTCGTGCGGAGAGAGACGGCGAGGAGGAACTGCTCTATCTCGCCGAGGCGAAACACGAGGAGGTCCTGCGGGAGGGCCGCTACGACGACTACGAGGTGGAGGCGGAAGTCACCGGTGAGGAACTGCTCGGCTGGACCTACGAGCATCCGCTCAGCGAGGAGGTGCCCGAGCATCCGGACCACGAGGGTGCGCTCGAGGTCTACGCGGCCGACTACGTCGACACCGACGGCGACGGCACGGGGCTGGTTCACTCCGCCCCCGGACACGGTGAGGTGGACTTCGAACGGGGTCGCGAACTCGGCTTCCCGATCTTCTGTCCGGTCGGCGGCGACGGCGTTTACACCGCGGAAGCGGGCAAATACGAGGGGCAGTTCGTCAAGGACGCCGACGACGAGATCACGGCCGACCTCGAGGACGAGGGCGCACTCCTCGCCTCCGGCACCGTCCACCACAGTTACGGCCACTGCTGGCGCTGTGACACGGGGATCCTCCAGATCGTCACCGACCAGTGGTTCATCACGATCACGGACATCAAAGACGACCTCCTCGAGAATATAGAGGACAGCGAGTGGCACCCCGAGTGGGCTCGCGACAACCGCTTCCGCGACTTCGTCGAGGAGGCCCCCGACTGGAACGTCTCCCGACAGCGTTACTGGGGCATTCCGCTGCCGATCTGGACTCCAGAAGGTCGGGACGACGACGAAGACCGGATCGTCATCAGCGACCGCGAGGAACTCGCCGAGCGCGTCGACCAGGACGTCGACCCCGAAGATGTCGACCTCCACAAGGACACCGTGGACGACCTGACGATCACCGACGGGGACACCACCTACACGCGCGTTCCCGACGTGTTCGACGTCTGGCTCGACTCCTCCGTCGCGTCGTGGGGAACGCTGAACTACCCCTCGGACGACAGCCGATTCGACGAGCTCTGGCCCGCCGACCTCATCCTCGAGGCCCACGACCAGACTCGAGGCTGGTTCTGGTCCCAGCTCGGGATGGGCACCGCCGCGCTCGGCGAGATCCCCTACACGGAGGTGCTGATGCACGGCCACGCGCTCATGCCCGACGGCCGCGCGATGAGCAAGTCCAAGGACATCCTGGTCGATCCCCACGAGGCGATCGATCGCCACGGCCGGGACACCATGCGGCTGTTCCTGCTGTCGAACAACCCCCAGGGCGAGGACATGCGATTCGACTGGGACGGGATGCAGACGATGGAGAACCACCTCCGGACGCTGTGGAACGTCTTCCGGTTCCCGCTGCCGTACATGCGCTTGGACGAATTTGATCCGCAGGAGACGACGCTGGACGAGGTCGACGAAGATCTCGAGTTGATCGACGAGTGGGTGCTCGCCCGACTGCAGACCACGAAGGCCGAGATGACCGATCACCTCGAGGAGTTCCGCCAGGACAGGGCGGTCGACGCGCTCCTCGAGTTCGTCGTCGAGGACGTCTCGCGCTTTTACGTGCAGGCGGTCCGCGAGCGCATGTGGGCCGAGGAGGACAGCGGTTCGAAGACCGCGGCCTACGCGACGATCTATCGGGTGCTCCGGGAGAGCGTCGCCCTGCTCGCGCCGTACGCGCCCTTCATCAGCGAGGAGATTTACGGGACGCTCACCGGCGACGACGGCCACCCGACGGTCCACATGGAGGACTGGCCCGCAGTCGAGGAGTACTGGGCCGACGAACAGCTCGAGACCGATGTTGCCCTCCTCCGCGCGATCGAGGAGGCCGGCGCGAACGCCCGCCAGCAGGCCGGCCGCAAGCTTCGCTGGCCGGTTCCGCGCGTCGTCGTCGCCGCCGACGATCAGCGGGTCGTCGACGCCGTCGAGCGCCACACCGAACTGCTCGAGGATCGGCTCAACGCCCGCGAGATCGAACTCGTCTCGCCGGACGACCGCTGGGGCGAACTGAACTACAGCGCCGAGGCCGACATGAGTAAACTCGGGCCCGAATTCGGCGACCGCGCCGGGCGGGTCATGAACGCGCTCAACGAGGCCCGCATCGACGAACCGAGCCTCGAGGCCATCGAAGAGGCCGTCGCGGACGTGCTGGAAGCGGACGAGGAGATCACCGACGAGATGGTTTCGTTCGTCACGCAGACGCCCGACGGCGTCGCCGGCACCGCCTTCGGTACCGACGGCGACGACCGCGGCGTCGCCTACGTCGACGCCTCGCTGACCGACGATATCGAGAGCGAGGGCTACGCCCGCGAGGTCATCCGCCGGGTGCAGGAGATGCGCAAGGATCTCGATCTCGACGTGGAAGAGCGGATCGCGCTGGATCTCGAGATCGACGACGACCGCGTCGCGGACCTCGTCGCGGACCACGAGGACCTGATCAGCGAGGAGGTTCGCGCGGACGAGCGCCGCGCGGTCGAGGACGGCCACCGCAAGGAGTGGGATGTGGAAGGCGTGACGATGGAAATCGCGATCGAGCCGCTGGCGGCTGCGGAAGCGTCGGACTAG
- a CDS encoding uracil-DNA glycosylase: MPATDPDTDAEPDSATAEAPAYPSDRTVLEPDCTRCPALADSRECISWGTGDLEADVVVVGEAPGYGNPDADRWRGGNWTGKAYTSRHSGRRIRRMIDEIGYGDDAYYTNAVKCFPASEELTSNREPTPEERANCRTHLLTELEEIDPTVVLATGKHATKTVLASEDRELEGFIDSVLEPVRCERLDVWLLPILHPSYQDVWIGRLGYEPEEYLEAIGKRLDKLCE; the protein is encoded by the coding sequence GTGCCCGCGACCGATCCCGATACCGACGCCGAGCCCGATTCGGCGACCGCAGAAGCCCCGGCCTATCCGAGCGATCGTACCGTCCTCGAGCCCGACTGCACCCGCTGTCCGGCCCTCGCCGACTCCCGCGAGTGCATCTCGTGGGGAACCGGCGATCTCGAGGCCGACGTGGTCGTCGTCGGCGAAGCGCCGGGATACGGCAACCCCGACGCCGACCGCTGGCGGGGCGGCAACTGGACCGGTAAGGCCTACACCTCGAGACACTCCGGCCGACGCATCCGTCGGATGATCGACGAGATCGGCTACGGCGACGACGCCTACTACACGAACGCGGTGAAGTGCTTTCCAGCGAGCGAGGAGCTGACGAGCAATCGCGAACCCACCCCCGAGGAGCGCGCGAACTGCCGGACTCATCTCCTGACCGAACTCGAGGAGATCGATCCGACGGTCGTGCTCGCGACGGGAAAGCACGCGACGAAAACGGTGCTGGCGTCCGAAGATCGGGAGCTCGAGGGATTTATCGATAGCGTGCTCGAGCCGGTGCGGTGCGAGCGACTCGACGTGTGGCTCCTGCCGATCCTGCATCCCTCCTATCAGGACGTCTGGATCGGCCGGCTGGGCTACGAGCCCGAGGAGTACCTCGAGGCGATCGGCAAGCGACTCGACAAGCTGTGTGAGTGA
- a CDS encoding glycerophosphodiester phosphodiesterase, translating into MEIIGHRGCADQNPENTLLAIREAARRLPAVEIDVRRCESGELVVFHDATLERVTGTDGRVSETAWATLRELTVLDSGESIPRLETVLQAVPDGTTVQLELKERGVAADAMQLAMAAGTDVRVTSFLPEALAEVEASCLDVPNGLLFGDEPDANLSRAVDLACTHVFPHYDLCVDTDVVSAARERGLDVIAWKAARTVDDVRALSEAGVDGVTADRWDVAPPSLEVAAESRQL; encoded by the coding sequence ATGGAGATCATCGGCCATCGTGGCTGTGCAGACCAGAATCCGGAGAACACCCTCCTCGCGATCCGCGAAGCCGCCCGACGACTGCCCGCAGTCGAGATCGATGTTCGACGCTGCGAGTCGGGCGAACTGGTGGTGTTTCACGACGCCACCCTCGAGCGCGTCACCGGCACGGACGGACGCGTCTCGGAGACGGCGTGGGCCACCCTCCGCGAATTAACGGTCCTCGACTCCGGCGAATCGATTCCGCGCCTCGAGACGGTGCTGCAGGCCGTCCCGGACGGGACGACCGTCCAACTCGAGTTGAAAGAGCGCGGCGTCGCCGCGGACGCGATGCAACTCGCGATGGCGGCCGGCACGGACGTCCGCGTCACGTCGTTCCTCCCCGAGGCGCTCGCGGAAGTCGAAGCGAGCTGTCTGGACGTTCCGAACGGCCTCCTCTTCGGGGACGAACCGGACGCCAATCTCTCGCGGGCCGTCGACCTCGCGTGTACGCACGTGTTCCCCCACTACGACCTCTGCGTCGACACCGACGTCGTCTCCGCCGCGCGAGAGCGCGGGCTCGACGTCATCGCCTGGAAGGCGGCGCGAACCGTCGACGACGTGCGCGCCCTGTCCGAGGCCGGCGTCGACGGCGTCACCGCGGATCGGTGGGACGTCGCCCCGCCCTCGCTCGAGGTGGCCGCCGAATCGCGGCAGTTGTAG
- a CDS encoding NTP transferase domain-containing protein produces the protein MRGVILAAGRGRRMGKYTADVPKAFLEFDGRTLYDRQRALLERHADGTSVVLGYRHEAVLDGYDPDDPIVLGGWDRYENAASLLLALRRIDDDLLVINGDVLVDEREIGRLVGAFDALDGRLNLVGCIPGLQDAETAIRWDDSGRVTAYGLIEGHQHAGFGIVSGDHRAAAIRILRERLHDWYPCVYPRTPTRPLLIPADRHLEINRPCDLERARTWLASERIQCA, from the coding sequence ATGCGTGGCGTGATCCTCGCGGCCGGCCGCGGCCGGCGGATGGGGAAGTACACCGCCGACGTCCCGAAGGCCTTCCTCGAGTTCGACGGCCGGACGCTGTACGACCGACAGCGCGCTCTGCTCGAGCGACACGCGGACGGAACGAGCGTGGTGCTCGGGTATCGCCACGAGGCCGTCCTCGACGGGTACGATCCCGACGATCCGATCGTCCTCGGCGGGTGGGACCGCTACGAGAACGCCGCATCCTTGCTCCTGGCTCTCAGACGTATCGACGACGATCTGCTGGTCATAAACGGCGACGTGCTCGTCGACGAGCGCGAGATCGGGCGGCTCGTGGGTGCGTTCGACGCCCTCGACGGCCGTCTCAATCTCGTCGGCTGTATTCCGGGGCTACAGGACGCGGAGACGGCGATCCGCTGGGACGACTCGGGACGCGTCACGGCCTACGGTCTCATCGAGGGTCATCAGCACGCCGGGTTCGGGATCGTGAGCGGCGACCACCGGGCGGCGGCGATCCGAATCCTGCGAGAGCGGCTCCACGACTGGTATCCCTGCGTCTACCCGCGGACGCCGACCCGTCCGCTGCTGATCCCGGCCGACCGACACCTCGAGATCAATCGACCGTGCGACCTCGAGCGGGCTCGTACGTGGCTCGCATCCGAACGGATTCAGTGCGCGTGA
- a CDS encoding CDP-glycerol glycerophosphotransferase family protein yields the protein MVAVLYAIERPFMRKTFEAIDRHVDLESAFVPVRADARGCSDRIDEIEVRDPDAVDENVRAIDPGVVVYNHRFGIERFTFYEEYPLVHVRHGASIGRGEIEVTTETILEHVAAALAPGERWARAYRAAAPPHVRVAVVGIPEADALVGAPPPRERRVLYAPTNYLVGRGAYANTARSVVECFADTEYELLFRPHPTDRRDGPGLVVTRACRDRIAEIPNVVFDTATTPTESMRRSDVLVSDYSGSIAEWLHTGRPLVQLTDIDAPDRDVPEIGVTADAIDFALVDELYRNGEPDAAKRRRASWLECLGIPMDGRAGERAAGEVCRCVA from the coding sequence ATGGTAGCAGTACTGTACGCGATCGAGCGGCCGTTCATGCGAAAGACGTTCGAAGCGATCGACCGTCACGTGGACCTCGAGTCCGCGTTCGTCCCGGTCCGAGCGGACGCGCGGGGCTGTAGCGACCGCATCGACGAGATCGAAGTGCGCGACCCCGACGCGGTCGACGAAAACGTTCGGGCGATCGATCCCGGCGTCGTCGTCTACAACCACCGCTTTGGCATCGAGCGGTTCACGTTCTACGAGGAGTACCCGCTCGTTCACGTCCGCCACGGCGCGTCGATCGGTCGCGGCGAGATCGAGGTCACGACGGAGACGATCCTCGAGCACGTCGCCGCCGCGCTCGCGCCCGGGGAACGCTGGGCGCGGGCGTACCGGGCCGCTGCACCGCCGCACGTTCGGGTCGCCGTCGTCGGGATCCCGGAAGCCGACGCGCTGGTCGGTGCGCCGCCACCCCGCGAGCGCCGGGTGCTGTACGCGCCGACCAACTATCTGGTCGGCCGGGGCGCGTACGCGAACACCGCCCGCTCGGTCGTCGAGTGCTTCGCCGACACGGAGTACGAACTGCTCTTTCGACCCCACCCGACCGACAGACGGGACGGACCGGGACTAGTCGTCACTCGAGCGTGCCGGGATCGGATCGCCGAGATTCCGAACGTCGTCTTCGATACGGCGACGACGCCCACCGAGAGCATGCGTCGATCGGACGTGCTCGTCTCGGATTACTCCGGCTCGATCGCCGAGTGGCTCCACACCGGCCGACCGCTCGTGCAACTGACGGACATCGACGCACCGGATCGCGACGTTCCCGAAATCGGCGTCACCGCGGACGCGATCGACTTCGCGCTCGTCGACGAGTTGTACCGCAACGGCGAGCCCGACGCTGCGAAGCGCCGGCGGGCCTCGTGGCTCGAGTGTCTCGGCATTCCGATGGACGGACGGGCCGGCGAGCGCGCCGCCGGGGAGGTGTGCCGATGCGTGGCGTGA